The Raphanus sativus cultivar WK10039 chromosome 2, ASM80110v3, whole genome shotgun sequence genome includes a region encoding these proteins:
- the LOC108841812 gene encoding metallothionein-like protein type 2, MT2-4/MT2-25 produces MSCCGGNCSCGSDCKCDGCKGCKMYPDLGFSGETTTTETLILGVAPSSMNSQYEASGETFFAENDGCKCGSDCKCDNCTCK; encoded by the exons ATGTCTTGCTGTGGAGGAAACTGTAGCTGCGGATCTGACTGCAAGTGCGATGGCTGCAAAGG TTGCAAAATGTACCCAGACTTGGGCTTCTCAGGCGAGACTACCACCACCGAGACTCTTATCCTCGGCGTTGCTCCGTCGTCGATGAACTCCCAGTATGAGGCTTCGGGCGAGACTTTCTTCGCCGAGAATGATGGCTGCAAATGCGGATCTGACTGCAAGTGCGACAATTGCACCTGTAAATGA
- the LOC108840730 gene encoding uncharacterized protein LOC108840730 isoform X1, with protein MAHQLQEEGWPLGLRPVNARIGGLTREPHHEQVSAGSISFSSLHSPSPSSPSSSDLDSQSMGSFFRDRGYTLGNLMGISSFLELSRRSNRTRIDQTASRNHQHQKNLKSYKPWIFSICSKLSTHSTVIPHNKITINEDNRRNNVQSLGHFLMVERRAIGSTTRATPTM; from the exons ATGGCTCACCAG TTACAGGAGGAAGGATGGCCCTTGGGTCTGAGACCAGTAAATGCAAGAATTGGTGGACTCACAAGAGAACCTCATCATGAACAAGTTTCTGCTGGTTCCATCTCCTTCAGTTCTCTTCACTCTCCTTCTCCCTCCTCTCCCTCTTCCTCCGATCTTGATTCCCAG TCAATGGGATCATTTTTCCGAGATAGGGGCTACACACTAGGAAACCTAATGGGGATATCAAGCTTTCTAGAACTTTCAAGAAGATCAAACCGAACAAGGATTGATCAAACAGCTTCTAGGAACCATCAACATCAGAAGAATCTCAAATCCTACAAGCCATGGATTTTCTCTATATGTTCCAAACTAAGCACACACTCCACTGTCATTCCCCATAACAAAATTACTATAAACGAGGACAACCGTCGTAACAATGTGCAGTCTCTCGGACATTTCCTCATGGTGGAGAGACGAGCCATCGGATCAACCACACGGGCCACACCAACTATGTGA
- the LOC108840439 gene encoding uncharacterized protein LOC108840439, with product MANRDGVNGKQLERRKTMTMNWAGLGEFEEDDHDDDDHFFETSNRISTVVPVDLASSSDEEGEFDDCRISFSRPPPPHPEPNMSPDYDIWMSAPGSITERRRKLLNGMGLESRKSMLGSISIQRVSNPVTAQLAVTEAAKVKDPDRDPFPVVANQQRLHRSPEHMIVRSRSDSDIESSSAEKKRRDEMLGKKTSKSRLTRTASAAVGAHCARTQTQASPSAKPNGRSQGGKRCGAMLSSAVSNTQFSAFFLIKNLDTGKEFVVKEYGENGMWNRLSDIQTGKQLTMDEFEKSVGYSTVVKDLMRRESAASSTNDMRKLMSKSLRVSKKKGAALLKNIKGVAHSMSSKASSSEKDSSSAGSSSSPKVVDAKSNDQGNQWVKVRHSGKSHKDLSALHLCQEIQAHQGAIWTMKFSLDTHLLASGGEDCAIHVWEVQECEIMSMNEGSLTPIHPSMSASSSSSSSAEGGDDSEVHSEKKKKGKGSSARKGNQIPDYVHAPETVFSLSDKPMCSFTGHLDDVLDLSWSRSNLLLSSSKDKTVRLWDIETQSCLKLFAHNDYVTCVHFNPLDEDYFISGSLDAKIRIWNISNRQVVEWNDLNEMVTAVCYTPDGQAAFVGSHKGNCRLYSAEDCKLEQTNHIDLQNKKKAQAKKITAFQFSPINPAEVLVTSADSRIRILDGTELVQKFRGFKNTCSQMTASYTLDAKHIICASEDSQVYVWKHEEPRLGITGRKTIAMCTSYETFPCKDVSVAIPWHGVVKGEPPPTQTHSKKNTKKTSTATTQENATGGKKSGLPPLPKKNNDNTADGATEEHQEDEPGTTNTPQNETENNTGETLKPGDSPSTSLSSRISSWSWFDGSGSHGSHNQPTAWGMVIVTSTIGGQIRAYQNFGLPRRVSRQGSLF from the exons ATGGCGAATCGAGACGGCGTGAACGGGAAGCAACTCGAACGGAGGAAGACGATGACGATGAACTGGGCGGGGTTAGGGGAGTTTGAAGAAGACGACCACGACGACGACGACCACTTCTTCGAGACCTCTAACCGCATCTCCACCGTCGTACCCGTGGATTTAGCTTCATCCTCCGACGAGGAAGGCGAGTTCGACGATTGCCGGATCTCCTTCTCCcgccctcctcctcctcatcccGAGCCGAACATGTCTCCCGATTACGATATCTGGATGTCGGCGCCCGGATCTATAACCGAGCGCCGACGCAAGCTCCTCAACGGGATGGGGCTGGAGTCGAGGAAGAGCATGCTCGGTTCCATCTCGATCCAGCGCGTGAGCAATCCCGTAACGGCTCAGCTAGCCGTTACGGAAGCAGCGAAGGTCAAAGATCCCGATCGTGATCCTTTTCCGGTAGTAGCGAATCAACAACGTCTTCATCGTTCTCCTGAGCATATGATCGTACGGTCCAGATCTGATTCTGACATCGAATCTTCCTCCGCGGAGAAAAAGAGGAGAGACGAGATGTTAGGGAAGAAAACGTCGAAATCACGTCTCACCAGAACCGCGTCTGCTGCGGTTGGAGCTCACTGCGCGAGAACGCAAACGCAAGCCTCGCCTTCTGCAAAACCAAACGGTCGATCTCAAGGCGGGAAACGTTGCGGCGCGATGCTCTCCTCCGCGGTTTCGAATACTCAGTTCAGCGCCTTCTTCCTGATAAAGAATCTAGATACAGGCAAAGAGTTCGTGGTGAAGGAGTACGGAGAGAACGGGATGTGGAACCGGCTCAGCGATATCCAAACCGGTAAGCAGCTGACGATGGACGAGTTCGAGAAGAGCGTCGGTTACTCTACCGTCGTTAAAGACCTCATGAGGCGAGAGAGCGCCGCGAGCTCGACTAATGACATGAGGAAGTTGATGTCGAAGAGCTTGAGAGTGAGCAAGAAGAAAGGAGCCGCGTTGCTTAAGAACATAAAGGGAGTCGCTCACTCGATGAGCTCCAAGGCTTCTTCTTCGGAGAAGGATTCTTCTTCTGCTGGTAGTAGTAGTAGTCCTAAAGTAGTCGACGCGAAGAGCAACGACCAAGGGAATCAGTGGGTGAAGGTGAGGCATTCGGGGAAGTCACATAAAGATCTGAGCGCTTTGCATCTCTGCCAAGAGATTCAAGCTCATCAAGGAGCTATCTGGACTATGAAGTTCAGTTTAGATACTCATTTGTTAGCGAGCGGAGGGGAGGATTGCGCGATTCACGTGTGGGAGGTTCAGGAATGTGAGATCATGTCGATGAACGAAGGGAGCTTGACACCGATTCATCCTTCCAtgtctgcttcttcttcttcttcttcttctgcggAAGGTGGTGATGATTCAGAAGTGCACagcgagaagaagaagaaagggaaaGGTTCGTCTGCTAGAAAAGGAAACCAGATACCGGATTACGTCCATGCGCCTGAAACTGTCTTCTCGCTGTCGGATAAACCAATGTGCTCTTTCACTGGCCATTTGGATGATGTTCTGGACTTATCCTGGTCTAGGTCAAAT CTATTGCTTTCATCTTCCAAGGACAAAACCGTACGGTTATGGGATATCGAAACTCAAAGCTGCCTAAAACTGTTTGCCCACAATGACTATG TTACTTGTGTACATTTTAATCCATTGGATGAAGATTACTTCATAAGTGGCTCACTTGATGCCAAGATCCGTATTTGGAACATATCGAACCGTCAAGTAGTGGAGTGGAATGATCTAAATGAAATGGTTACCGCGGTTTGTTACACTCCTGATGGTCAG GCTGCATTTGTAGGCTCGCATAAAGGAAACTGCCGGCTTTACAGTGCAGAGG ACTGCAAGCTGGAGCAAACAAACCATATTGAtctgcaaaacaaaaagaaagctCAAGCTAAAAAGATCACAGCTTTCCAG TTTTCACCGATTAATCCAGCAGAAGTGCTTGTAACTTCTGCTGATTCACGCATTCGGATTCTTGATGGCACTGAACTTGTTCAAAAATTCCGAG GTTTCAAAAACACATGCAGCCAAATGACAGCATCGTACACACTAGACGCTAAACACATTATCTGCGCAAGCGAGGACTCGCAGGTTTACGTGTGGAAACACGAAGAGCCACGACTAGGAATCACCGGTAGAAAAACCATCGCCATGTGTACTTCTTACGAAACCTTCCCTTGCAAAGACGTTTCCGTTGCAATCCCCTGGCATGGCGTCGTAAAAGGCGAACCACCACCCACACAAACTCATTCCAAGAAAAACACGAAAAAAACTTCAACCGCCACTACACAAGAAAACGCAACCGGTGGTAAAAAGTCCGGTCTCCCACCGTTACCTAAGAAAAACAATGACAACACCGCCGACGGAGCAACAGAAGAACATCAAGAAGATGAGCCCGGGACGACGAATACTCCGCAGAACGAAACAGAGAACAATACAGGAGAGACACTAAAGCCAGGGGACTCACCTTCTACTTCGTTATCATCTCGGATATCTTCCTGGTCTTGGTTTGATGGTAGTGGCAGTCATGGATCGCATAATCAACCAACGGCTTGGGGAATGGTGATCGTTACATCCACGATCGGTGGCCAGATCCGGGCGTACCAGAATTTCGGGTTGCCCCGCAGAGTCAGTCGTCAAGGCTCTCTGTTTTGA
- the LOC108840730 gene encoding uncharacterized protein LOC108840730 isoform X2 has translation MAHQEEGWPLGLRPVNARIGGLTREPHHEQVSAGSISFSSLHSPSPSSPSSSDLDSQSMGSFFRDRGYTLGNLMGISSFLELSRRSNRTRIDQTASRNHQHQKNLKSYKPWIFSICSKLSTHSTVIPHNKITINEDNRRNNVQSLGHFLMVERRAIGSTTRATPTM, from the exons ATGGCTCACCAG GAGGAAGGATGGCCCTTGGGTCTGAGACCAGTAAATGCAAGAATTGGTGGACTCACAAGAGAACCTCATCATGAACAAGTTTCTGCTGGTTCCATCTCCTTCAGTTCTCTTCACTCTCCTTCTCCCTCCTCTCCCTCTTCCTCCGATCTTGATTCCCAG TCAATGGGATCATTTTTCCGAGATAGGGGCTACACACTAGGAAACCTAATGGGGATATCAAGCTTTCTAGAACTTTCAAGAAGATCAAACCGAACAAGGATTGATCAAACAGCTTCTAGGAACCATCAACATCAGAAGAATCTCAAATCCTACAAGCCATGGATTTTCTCTATATGTTCCAAACTAAGCACACACTCCACTGTCATTCCCCATAACAAAATTACTATAAACGAGGACAACCGTCGTAACAATGTGCAGTCTCTCGGACATTTCCTCATGGTGGAGAGACGAGCCATCGGATCAACCACACGGGCCACACCAACTATGTGA